One stretch of Castor canadensis chromosome 12, mCasCan1.hap1v2, whole genome shotgun sequence DNA includes these proteins:
- the Mfsd9 gene encoding major facilitator superfamily domain-containing protein 9 isoform X1, producing MELEGRQGRTLIPGLASETSEPRQKPKTGAEARAVRARRFLLCLYLVGFLDLFGVSMVVPLMNLHVRSLGASPIVAGIVGSSYGILQLFSSTFVGCWSDVVGKRTSLLVCILLSALGYLLLGVSTNVFLFVLARVPVGIFKHTLSISRALLSDLVTEKERPLVLGQFNTASSIGFILGPMVGGYLTELEGGFYLTALICFSVFLLNAGLVWLLPWSEAKLSSTKNSPRWGQNHAPLGKTDYTLQGAATTPVATKNEKMAQRPWLEVPSALQDMKSLLFSEMRHIFLVRLLMGVAVMLYYSNFVLALEERFGVRPKASGYLISYSSALGTLAGFALGPILRLYKHNSQIVLLHSSTLTCTLLLLYSTACSMVVVVFCSTLLSFSTSIGRTCVTDLQLSMGGAQASGTVIGVGQSVTAVGRIIAPLLSGVAQEVSPCGPPSLGAALALVAIFLMSLNKPHASDDGSGKLKCA from the exons ATGGAGCTGGAGGGTCGCCAGGGCCGGACTTTGATCCCGGGGTTGGCCTCAGAGACTTCGGAGCCGCGGCAGAAGCCGAAGACAGGGGCGGAGGCCAGGGCGGTTCGAGCCCGCCGCTTCCTGCTCTGTCTCTATTTGGTGGGCTTCTTG GATTTGTTTGGTGTCAGCATGGTTGTGCCTTTAATGAACCTTCATGTCAGGTCTCTTGGAGCAAGTCCCATTGTTGCTGGAATAGTAG gctCCTCTTACGGCATTTTGCAACTGTTTTCCAGCACATTTGTG GGCTGCTGGAGCGATGTGGTCGGAAAACGGACCTCCTTACTGGTGTGCATCCTGCTCAGTGCCCTGGGTTACCTCCTCCTTGGAGTATCCACCAATGTGTTCCTGTTTGTACTAGCTAGAGTCCCTGTGG GTATTTTTAAACACACCCTCTCCATCTCTAGGGCTCTTCTTTCTGACCTGGTAACAGAGAAGGAGCGGCCTCTTGTGCTGGGACAGTTCAATACAGCCTCCAGCATTGGCTTCATCTTGGGACCCATGGTTGGCGGTTATCTCACTGAATTAGAAGGTGGATTCTATCTTACAGCCTTAATCTGTTTTTCAGTCTTCCTTCTCAATGCAG GTCTCGTTTGGCTATTACCTTGGAGTGAAGCGAAACTCAGCAGTACAAAGAATAGCCCGAGGTGGGGTCAGAACCATGCACCCTTGGGGAAGACAGACTACACCCTGCAGGGAGCAGCCACCACCCCTGTAGCCACCAAGAATGAAAAGATGGCTCAGCGGCCCTGGCTGGAAGTCCCATCGGCCTTGCAGGACATGAAGAGCCTTCTGTTTTCTGAAATGAGGCACATATTTCTCGTGCGCTTGCTGATGGGTGTGGCCGTCATGCTGTACTATAGTAACTTCGTCTTGGCCCTGGAGGAGCGCTTTGGGGTGCGGCCTAAGGCCTCAGGGTACCTCATCAGTTACAGCAGCGCCCTGGGGACCCTGGCTGGCTTTGCCCTGGGGCCAATCCTGCGGCTGTACAAGCACAACTCGCAGATAGTCTTGCTGCATTCCAGCACCCTCACCTGCACTCTGCTGCTGCTCTACTCCACAGCCTGCAGCATGGTTGTGGTGGTCTTCTGCTCCACGCTCCTATCCTTCTCCACCAGTATTGGCAGGACCTGTGTCACAGACCTCCAGCTGAGCATGGGCGGAGCCCAGGCCAGCGGCACTGTCATAGGCGTAGGACAGTCTGTGACAGCTGTGGGCCGCATAATTGCCCCTCTTCTCTCAGGAGTGGCCCAGGAGGTCAGCCCGTGTGGCCCTCCCAGCCTTGGGGCTGCTCTAGCCTTGGTTGCTATTTTCCTAATGTCACTAAACAAACCTCACGCTAGTGATGATGGGAGTGGTAAATTAAAATGTGCATAG
- the Mfsd9 gene encoding major facilitator superfamily domain-containing protein 9 isoform X2, with translation MVVPLMNLHVRSLGASPIVAGIVGSSYGILQLFSSTFVGCWSDVVGKRTSLLVCILLSALGYLLLGVSTNVFLFVLARVPVGIFKHTLSISRALLSDLVTEKERPLVLGQFNTASSIGFILGPMVGGYLTELEGGFYLTALICFSVFLLNAGLVWLLPWSEAKLSSTKNSPRWGQNHAPLGKTDYTLQGAATTPVATKNEKMAQRPWLEVPSALQDMKSLLFSEMRHIFLVRLLMGVAVMLYYSNFVLALEERFGVRPKASGYLISYSSALGTLAGFALGPILRLYKHNSQIVLLHSSTLTCTLLLLYSTACSMVVVVFCSTLLSFSTSIGRTCVTDLQLSMGGAQASGTVIGVGQSVTAVGRIIAPLLSGVAQEVSPCGPPSLGAALALVAIFLMSLNKPHASDDGSGKLKCA, from the exons ATGGTTGTGCCTTTAATGAACCTTCATGTCAGGTCTCTTGGAGCAAGTCCCATTGTTGCTGGAATAGTAG gctCCTCTTACGGCATTTTGCAACTGTTTTCCAGCACATTTGTG GGCTGCTGGAGCGATGTGGTCGGAAAACGGACCTCCTTACTGGTGTGCATCCTGCTCAGTGCCCTGGGTTACCTCCTCCTTGGAGTATCCACCAATGTGTTCCTGTTTGTACTAGCTAGAGTCCCTGTGG GTATTTTTAAACACACCCTCTCCATCTCTAGGGCTCTTCTTTCTGACCTGGTAACAGAGAAGGAGCGGCCTCTTGTGCTGGGACAGTTCAATACAGCCTCCAGCATTGGCTTCATCTTGGGACCCATGGTTGGCGGTTATCTCACTGAATTAGAAGGTGGATTCTATCTTACAGCCTTAATCTGTTTTTCAGTCTTCCTTCTCAATGCAG GTCTCGTTTGGCTATTACCTTGGAGTGAAGCGAAACTCAGCAGTACAAAGAATAGCCCGAGGTGGGGTCAGAACCATGCACCCTTGGGGAAGACAGACTACACCCTGCAGGGAGCAGCCACCACCCCTGTAGCCACCAAGAATGAAAAGATGGCTCAGCGGCCCTGGCTGGAAGTCCCATCGGCCTTGCAGGACATGAAGAGCCTTCTGTTTTCTGAAATGAGGCACATATTTCTCGTGCGCTTGCTGATGGGTGTGGCCGTCATGCTGTACTATAGTAACTTCGTCTTGGCCCTGGAGGAGCGCTTTGGGGTGCGGCCTAAGGCCTCAGGGTACCTCATCAGTTACAGCAGCGCCCTGGGGACCCTGGCTGGCTTTGCCCTGGGGCCAATCCTGCGGCTGTACAAGCACAACTCGCAGATAGTCTTGCTGCATTCCAGCACCCTCACCTGCACTCTGCTGCTGCTCTACTCCACAGCCTGCAGCATGGTTGTGGTGGTCTTCTGCTCCACGCTCCTATCCTTCTCCACCAGTATTGGCAGGACCTGTGTCACAGACCTCCAGCTGAGCATGGGCGGAGCCCAGGCCAGCGGCACTGTCATAGGCGTAGGACAGTCTGTGACAGCTGTGGGCCGCATAATTGCCCCTCTTCTCTCAGGAGTGGCCCAGGAGGTCAGCCCGTGTGGCCCTCCCAGCCTTGGGGCTGCTCTAGCCTTGGTTGCTATTTTCCTAATGTCACTAAACAAACCTCACGCTAGTGATGATGGGAGTGGTAAATTAAAATGTGCATAG